The proteins below come from a single Cannabis sativa cultivar Pink pepper isolate KNU-18-1 chromosome 3, ASM2916894v1, whole genome shotgun sequence genomic window:
- the LOC133035458 gene encoding uncharacterized protein LOC133035458 produces MDAILERLAGVHTPVAPPAFTPSPPAPSLKVSSGAPPETIDLVDDEEVLPGEGQGKGWDFSEEAAEGAGDPQALPVVAEEDEEESEVALIRKRKGKMIAQDEPKRPRRADTPAHGLDGGVSPMEENPAPPRIELTPIPGDEARQELRIAKHNYAMDEYSRGYADVEALRRILRAEVEASINHPDYHDPWNLNLDPLADWFRPLLGPTLAPFAAEMTGEFASQLTRCAPKRFATCASLNSIFQVQDLSHSLTVLAAEAGRLSKNIISHGFALSDFGDMNDVKKVLQDLTAERQIYQEAAERQEAAAKAKEERAKAREEEAIRREAQAEDMIQAEAQRRGRMEAHHQEELRAQTEAAEKARRDLREAREALDEMAAKVKSLEETHQSDIESKAALAAELKELRDYKDQSIRKAKRAELLSPVSCARCPKRFDDGVYMAWATNDQSIKLSFYPKPEDMIAKFREKKKRLDAELEARIGPRLPPRAD; encoded by the exons atggatgccatcctggaacggctggctggggtccatactccggtggctcctccggccttcaccccctctcccccggccccttccttgaaggtgtcttccggcgctcctcccgaaaccatcgacttggtggatgacgaggaggtgcttccgggagaaggccaggggaaagggtgggacttctcggaggaagccgccgagggtgctGGAGACCCTCAAGCTCtcccagtggtagcagaggaggacgaggaggagtctgaagtggctctgatccgcaagcgcaagggcaagatgattgcccaagacgagccgaagaggcctcggagggccgacactcccgctcatggcctagacggcggggtgtctccaatggaggaaaatcctgctcctcctcgcattgagcttaccccgattccgggggatgaggcgaggcaggagcttcgcatagccaagcacaactacgctatggacgagtactcccggggatatgccgatgtggaggcccttaggaggatcctgcgagcggaggttgaggcgagcattaaccatccggactatcatgatccgtggaacctcaacctggatcctttggcagactggttccgtcctctcctagggcccactctggctccttttgccgcggaaatgaccggtgagttcgcctctcagcttacacgctgtgcgcccaagcggtttgccacttgcgcttccctgaactctatcttccaagtccaggacctcagccattccctcacagtg CTTgcagctgaggctggtcgcctctccaagaacatcataagccatggcttcgctctgtccgattttggggacatgaacgacgtcaagaaGGTCCTTCAAGAccttactgcggagaggcagatctaccaggaggccgccgagcgccaggaggctgcggccaaggctaaggaagagagggccaaggccagggaggaggaggccatccggagggaggctcaggcggaggacatgatccaggccgaggcccagcggagaggcaggatggaggcccatcatcaggaggagctgagggctcaaactgaggctgccgagaaggctaggcgggaccttcgggaggccagggaggctttggacgaaatggccgccaaggtgaagtctctagaggagactcaccagtcggatattgaatccaaggccgctctggctgcggagttgaaggagcttcgggactataAAGATCAGTCTattaggaaggccaagagggccgagctcctttctcccgtctcctgtgcccggtgcccgaagcgctttgatgatggtgtctacatggcttgggccaccaacgatcagagcatcaagctttctttctatcccaaacccgaggacatgattgccaaatttcgggagaagaagaagagacttgatgccgagcttgaggcacggatcggacctcgtcttccgccgcgggctgactga